Proteins from one Ipomoea triloba cultivar NCNSP0323 chromosome 1, ASM357664v1 genomic window:
- the LOC116031883 gene encoding cytochrome P450 76A2-like, producing the protein MESLLWFTLLSLTTALIFFFFFFPRKSKSYKLPPGPPGLPFFGNLFDLVGAEPHKKIAGMKHKYGPIVWLRMGSVKTMVIQTAETAGELFKNHDVSFAGRQIVETSLVHDYASGSVALAQYGTYWRVLRRICTVEMFTTKKINETASIRRKCVDDMISWVEKEARESEKGKGVHVARFVFLASFNMVGNLVLSRDLVDPESKTATDFFNAMMGIIQWSGSPNVSDIFPWFKWLDVQGLKRKMERDMGKAIEIASGFLRERIEGEQLGGEKKQDFLNVLLEFRGSGKDEPPMLSQHEILIFILEMFLAGSETSSSTIEWAMTELLRKPKTMAKVKAEISKVIGSTRKLEESDIENLPYLRAVVKETFRLHPPVPFLIPRNGAEDIKFMGYDIPKGTQVYVNAWAIGRDPQCWEYPSEFKPERFLDSKIDFKGQHYELIPFGSGRRICVGLPLGNRMAHFVLGSLLREFDWELDHAIDPKNMDMRDKIGSAVRKLQPLKAIPRKCTKF; encoded by the exons ATGGAGTCTCTTCTTTGGTTCACACTCCTTTCACTAACCACTGCtttaatcttcttcttcttcttcttccctagGAAGTCCAAGTCCTACAAGCTCCCTCCTGGGCCACCTGGACTGCCTTTTTTCGGCAACTTGTTTGACCTCGTCGGAGCCGAGCCTCACAAAAAAATTGCGGGCATGAAACACAAGTACGGCCCGATTGTTTGGCTTAGGATGGGTTCGGTAAAAACCATGGTAATCCAGACAGCCGAGACTGCTGGCGAGCTGTTCAAGAACCATGATGTCTCCTTCGCGGGCCGCCAGATTGTGGAGACTAGCCTGGTGCACGATTATGCGAGTGGGTCAGTGGCGTTAGCCCAGTACGGGACATACTGGCGGGTGTTACGGCGGATCTGCACCGTTGAAATGTTCACGACCAAGAAGATCAATGAGACAGCCAGCATCAGGAGAAAGTGCGTGGACGATATGATTTCCTGGGTGGAGAAAGAGGCGAGAGAGAGCGAAAAAGGAAAAGGGGTTCACGTCGCACGTTTTGTTTTCTTGGCATCGTTTAATATGGTCGGGAACTTGGTCCTGTCGCGTGACTTGGTCGACCCTGAGTCTAAAACCGCAACGGACTTTTTTAATGCCATGATGGGAATAATACAGTGGTCAGGAAGCCCCAACGTTTCGGATATATTCCCGTGGTTCAAGTGGCTTGATGTTCAGGGATTGAAGAGGAAAATGGAGCGTGATATGGGAAAGGCCATAGAAATTGCCTCGGGTTTCTTGAGGGAACGAATAGAAGGAGAGCAGTTGGGTGGAGAGAAAAAGCAAGACTTCTTGAATGTGTTGTTGGAATTCAGGGGAAGTGGAAAGGATGAACCACCTATGCTATCTCAACACGAGATTCTCATATTTATCCTG GAAATGTTTTTAGCAGGCTCAGAGACAAGTAGCAGCACCATTGAGTGGGCAATGACAGAACTTCTACGCAAACCAAAAACAATGGCTAAAGTGAAAGCAGAGATCTCAAAAGTTATAGGATCAACCAGAAAGCTTGAAGAAAGTGACATTGAAAATTTACCATATCTCCGAGCTGTGGTCAAAGAAACCTTCCGTTTACACCCTCCAGTTCCATTCTTGATTCCAAGAAATGGAGCTGAAGACATCAAATTCATGGGATATGACATACCCAAAGGCACTCAAGTTTACGTCAACGCTTGGGCAATCGGAAGAGATCCCCAGTGCTGGGAATACCCATCAGAGTTCAAACCTGAAAGATTTCTGGATTCCAAGATTGATTTCAAGGGTCAGCACTATGAGTTGATACCATTCGGTTCTGGGCGGAGGATTTGTGTTGGGCTTCCATTAGGGAACCGCATGGCACACTTTGTTCTGGGTTCACTGCTCCGGGAGTTTGACTGGGAATTGGACCATGCTATTGATCCCAAAAATATGGATATGCGTGACAAGATCGGCTCAGCCGTCAGAAAGCTACAACCACTGAAAGCAATACCAAGAAAAtgcacaaaattttaa